In the Aptenodytes patagonicus chromosome 5, bAptPat1.pri.cur, whole genome shotgun sequence genome, TGAAGTCCATATTGAACCATTGAGCTCAGGAATATTGTGCTCTCAAGTAGACAGTTCTCATAAGAGCTCTTCTAAAAGAGCCCGCAAGTGTGAAGattcctttcatatttttcactCAGTGTTTAAAAGACAGCTGAAATCAAAGAGAGCTAAACTGAATTCTTCTCCAGCTGGTCCTGGGATGAGAGTGGATCAAGAGAGGATGACGGAGTTCAAGAAACTTCAAAAGAAACTATCACCACTTAAGAATTGCTGCTGCAAAAATCAAAAGTACAATGTTTTGGTCACAATAGTACATCCGTGTCATATCAAAGAAATACAGGTGAAGACTAGACCAAAGTCTTCGTGTAAAGTTCCTGTAGCAACAATTGTAGTTATTGACCAGTCTGAAATTGAGAGAAAGGTGGTGCTGTGGCGTGGTGCTGCATTTTGGTCTCTCACTGTGTTTCCTGGGGATATTGTACTGCTTACGGGTGagaattcctttttttgcctttttaaaatgtgtatcttTAAAGTGCCTGTTTAAAGTAGAACAATATGTAACCAGTAATTTGGAACTATGGCTAAGCATTTGTAAGTGTCTTTCGTACATCAGTTACATCGCTCAACATCACTTCGAATTCTCAGCCACCTGCCAGTGGAACATCGACTGTCCCATAGAAGTTTGCCCATCTTTTACGTATAGTCTTTGGTCTGAGGCACAGCAGTGCATTGACACTACAGCAGTGCCACAGGGAGTCAGGTGTATTCTGTAACCtgtctgtgttttaaaacagttgttCCTGAAAGGTAAAAGTACAAACCAGATGTACTAGTTGTTTCATTTATAGACTTTTTTGTAATTCTCTGCTGTTGGACCAGCAGATGGACCGGAAAATTGTGATGTTATGTTCAGTCTCAGGATGAGGAGTACTCTTCCTCCTGGGAAGGACTTTGTAGCTTAGCACCAGCATCTTGAGATGGATCGTGTTGTGAATTAGTAACTGACGTAGACTGCAGAAATATAAAATGCTGTTTGCAGTTCACCTTCTTTGTAACATGTCAGCTAATAAGATTCTTCCTGATTATATCCTTTGTACTCTTTAATACCTAATAGGAGGAGAACCCTCCCTCTTTAAGAGAACACGTCATGTAAGAGAATGCAGTACTATAAAAAGAATATTGCACCTAATTTAGGGCTGGAGTTGACCAGAACTTGGTAGTGATCTGGCCATTTAAGTTTTGCAATAGGCAAAAAATTACACAATATAAAACTGTTTGAATACTTCTACAGTTTAAGATGCCCATTTCTCTTTAAGAGTTCTTTAAGTGCTTATAGGTAGGTGCAAAGGTAGATATTTTAAAGAGATTGAAGATAAGCTGggcttcctcttttcttcttagaTGTTCTTATCTCAAAATGCATCAAAAGTGTTTCTGGGTAAGCCTAGTACTTTACTACTCATTCTGAAATGTTGTACAATAATAATTTACCCAATACAGTCACCCACTTCACTTATACAGTATCTGCTATGAGGCTATTGAATATTTTATATGAATTGAAGAATTACATCAAACTATTGAGAAAATTTGATTAACTCATTGTAAATGGTCTtggtagattaaaaaaatcactgtttccaAGTGATATCTTTCAAACTGTCTTTCACACCTATATGTGTGATGGTTCTATAGTCAAGAAAAGTATGATACACTTCAATACTGTTGATACATGAGTTGATAAGGTTGCTTTTTTCTTGCAGATATAATAATGTATGAGAATCTTTGGTGTGGAGAAATCATGCTGCAATCTACATTTACCAGTCAGTTACTGAATCTGGGGAACTGCTCAGCCCTCAATCCAGGAGAATGTAAGATCATAGTGCATAAGTTTCCACAAAAATCACAGTAGAATAGCTATTTAAAGTACTCCATTTTGTTGGCAATGCTTCATACACAGGATAAGATAGAAATGTGAGCAACTGAGAGTACAAAACACTATAGGAAAGTGTGACAGGAATGCCTGTGGACATGATGACATCAGATAGGCACGTGGAGTTTATGGTAAAGGCGGGTGGTTACCATTCAAAACTctgaaaatgagtttaaaaaactTAGCTTAAGAAACAGCAATTATTCCAGGACTCAGCCATAAGATGTCTGAGATTTCATGAGGATTAAATTTCTTGCAAAAATTTTAGAGACTTAAAGAGTAAGTAGATCCATTCAGGGAAAGTAATTCATTGCAGGCTGTTAAGCACGAAATCTTTAAAGATAACTGAACCATGGAGGGTTGGAGACTAAGGGGAAAATACAGTGGAAGTATCACCATGAACTTGCATTGTTCTTACTGTCTTCCTGATGTCCATTATTGCCAGCTATTTAAGGCAGGTTCTGGGGTAAATGATCAAGAACGGCTGTTCTTCTTACCAAGCTATGATACaagatttctttcctatttttggTGTAATTTAAAATACAACTAATTTAAAGTACAACTTAGCTTAACTTTGGGATGTTATCAAGAGGAGGCAGATGAAGTACAGTTTAATTTTGGATCAAGTGTTACACATCTCAAGAATTTCTTGCCTTAGAATGATTGTGAAACGCTTTTGGTTTTGTCAGTGTAAATATGTACCAACGGATAATTTTATACgtctaagcttaaaaaaaaaaaaaaaggggggtttccctttaactttttttttcatataagtTTATCCTATAGTGGATGGTGGTGTTCTCCATGGTTTGTTGGCATACATATCATCAGAATTTCCACACTTCAGAGACATTCCACGAAGACAGGTTCAGAGACTGGATAGCGTTCAGTATATGCAGCTAGACCAGCTCCAGCCAAATACATTGGTTCACTCGATCTTGAAAATTATCAGCATTGCTGTATTAACAGGTAAGTTCAGGCTCTAGACTTGCAACTTCCAGAACTTCAGCAACAGGTGAAACTTAAATAGTGGTTTTGCAAGGCAGTTCTGGTTGTTTCCCATTCCGTACACCAGTGTTTGACATAGGAGTCACAAGTAAAACCTTTGTAATGATCCACTCATGGGGGCCATAGCAGTTAGGGGAACGGAGTTAGAGGCAGGAAGGAAATAGTGACTGTAGTCGGCTGCTGGAAGGAGGTTGCTGCACACTAGCGCTGATCAATAGCATACGTGTCTGTGGGAGAAGCATGTAGGCAGTGGGCACTGATAATCGGTGTTCCTAATCTCTGAGGGATTGGTGTGTTTTCGCCAAGGAATGAGCGCTCGCCACGGACTGCAGTTACTAATGTATTGACTGGTCAGTGAGATGGCTTGAGCATCTCCACAGCTCCAAATAGTGTGGGACCTGATCTTCAATAAGATGGAGGATAGAACAGAGATGCAGGTATGAAGTATAGTGTTGGGAGGTGGAATGGCAGCAGGAGTATCTTAGATATGAGGAATGTGGGCTCGGAATCCTGTTCAGGGAAGATAGGTGTGTATAGCAGGAGTGCTGAAAAGAGGGAGATACTGCAGTCACGGTGGAGGaacataaatatgtttttaatggcTCTTGATATTCGAGAGGTACATTCTTGCTGTGGACTTGCGAAAGGGGGCTGGTTTATGAAAATGTCATGTGGGACAGTCAAGCTTTACTCATTCAAAGCTCACCTGCCAACTACCTTCCATGTAAGCATCCTGTCACTAAAGGAAAATTTGATTGCACTACAAATCgtgtttttcagaatgaaataagTTATTGATTATTTTAATCTACTGTTATAGGATTTCCTTGCCTTTCTTACTTTATAAAGGACCTATGTGgctgttttctgatgttttatttggaacatttcttgtttatttctttctattttttcctacttagaatagatttttttaaagctaagcATTCCTGGTTTCTTAAATACATGCAATATTTCTTTATAATAATCCTTACTTGTGTGCCTTCTTGTACAAGTTCTTTTTGATTTTCGGCACTGGAAAATGCACAATGTGAAACTACTAAGATGTCTTACTGTGATAATCCTATTTCTTCAGCATAGGCACAACAGAGAACTACCTCattaatataatttgttttgGAAATCTGAGTTTCCTGTATGTTTTTATTGTAAAGACTCTTCTTCCCGAAAGAATCATGGTCAACAGTCcatgtactgattttttttgagTTTATTCTTCTGTCACATGTTCCTTTTCTTCTAATAGTGAATGCAGTTATTTCGGGATTCCTTTTCTGAAGCAATTTTCCATGTTAAAATTGataatttgtttccatttcttcataATCGGGCCTTACAGCTGCTTCCTAGCATCTTTTCCACCTTCTGAAGTGAACAAAACTAAATTATCTTGGGGCATTCTCACTATTTCATGCAGTGTCTTGCCATGTTTTTTTAACACGCTTTGGGCAGTTAAAGACCACTGGTCCCACCTGGGAAAGGAGTCTTCCCCTCTTTTCCCCGCATAGCTGTTCTGATTATCTTTTCTTTACAATACCACTGTTTCTCAGTGCTTGACTTCAAGCTTTGCACATAAATGTAATCATATTGCACTATCACCTTGTATTAGTGCTTGTATTAGTAAGAATCAAATTTTTACCCACACTGTCAATATCATGTTTATTCattataaatggaaaattttgaaGATAGAAATCTTCATAATTTATTACTGTACATAAATCTCAGATCTGTTAGATAGTTAAAGCAAGAGTTcttgttaaaaaattatttgtttatgaaaaatattgtaGTTTTAGGGTGGAACTGAAACTTTCAGGCAGTATCCTGAGAAGAGTTCTGTAGAGATCTTAATTGTTTCAATTTATATATACTGTTACTAAGCCTCTTAGTGTGCTTGTACATGACTATACTTTTCTTTTATGTGAAAACTTCTCgagaaatgtttctttcagtGTATTCCACAGAAGTTACAGGAACTTTAACTGCCCATTGTGACAGTCTGTTGCTGAGAGATTGAGTACAGTTTCTTTCCACTTATGTCAGTCAGGATGAGTGGGAGCTGAAAGATGCTCAGATACCTGCTGTTTCAAAGGAAGGTGTCCAGTTGCTGAGTATTTAGGTGGATAAAGGTAAATTAATAAACTTTACGCATTCCTTCAAACTAGATTCATGTTGCTGAAGAAATCAGATTGCTTTCGTTCTGTCCTGAAGAAATTGTAGGTATATTCTTGTGTGCTTGTAATTGTACCATAAAATACAGTAGCAGCATGATTTCATCTTAATGTTGAGGCTTGTGGGGTTTGTGTGTTTATGTTTTTTATTGTAGACGTCATATAATTTCAAACTCTTTCAGAATCTGTGTATAGCTACAGAGGTGGCaaccaaagaaaaattattctaacaGTAGAACAGAACAGAGATCAACACTATAGGATggtgctgtggggagcaggggctgcctggTGCCCTcaacttcaaaggaaaaaaggtaaagtcCTTCTACCTATAGGTAGCTGTTAAAGGATTTTTGTGATGCtattaatatctttaaaatgCTCAGCTGGTAACATTTTTCCATTCAACCTTTAAATATTCCCTTGGAAGGGCAGCATATTTGATACCAACTTTAACATGTCTCCTCTGTTTAGAAGCAGTGCCATCAGTAACAGAATTTGAATGCACTCACTTCAGAAGACTGAGAAAGCACGAGTATTTAGAAACTTGCATCTAGACACAAGATGCACTGGTGCCTAGTTATGTAACTATAAAAAAAAGAACTTGAGTGTTAACTACGTTATCAGTTTTGCTGAGTCTTCCTTATCGTTGTCTGGTTTAGCATGAATTGCTGGGGTCTTTTCTACTTCTGATTTTCACTCTCTGCTTTCCACCTTACTACAGTGTCAGGCTTTATATCCTAATGGTCTTGCTATCAAGTCTAGCTGTAACTGACGGAAAGCATCTCTTGCAAGAATTACACAGCCTGTGTTTTAGCAGTGACTACTAccaaattttgttttattcctggttttgttcttttaaagtaAGTGAAACTAGTTTTTTGTTAAATTGATAACTTAAGAGTTTGTATGTCCGATCAATGGATACACTTAGGAAGTAAATGCCATATTACTTGAAGCGCTGAATATGTCTGCCTAAAAAGCCAGTTTTTGTATAGcgcaaaataaaacccaaaaaggTTAAACAACTTCGTAGTGAATCTTTACCTATTAAACGTAGACACTCTGAATTCTGCCAGTTCCACTTCAATTTATAAGTAATCTCCACTCCTAGAAATCATTTAACTGCAAGACCTGCCTCTTAAACTACTTGAAGAAGATGGTCCAATTTAAGCATTAACCAATCACCTTCACTACATGATACCTACATGGCTCTTATTTTTGTGCATACTCCAGCGTGAGCAGGTATATACTGTTCATTAGATGCTTAGAAATCTTACCGAATTTAGTATGCTAGAATATTACACTTTTCAAAatatagaattttaaaattttttgtagCTGCAAAAAGAAGATACCAAAGGTAATTTCTAAGACACAATTATATATCATTCTCTGATACTTAAAGTGAAAAAGTATAAGATGTAGATCTCTGTAGTATTAAGTGTTTATATTTGATGTAAAGCTTGTGTCTCGTTCTCCAGCTAGCGTTCAGTGCATCTAGAAGTTGGCATTTTAATGATTAAAGGATTATCTGAAATTCAAGATGAGTGATTTCTCAACTGTTCAAACACTTAATCACAGACAAAACGTGAACATTTAATCCCAGTAAGGTAGCCAGAAAGATAAATTCACACGATACTAAAGCATACACAACACAACAGCTAAATAGTGTGAGCGGGTTACAGGAACAACACGATGTCCATCCTTACTAGGAGTCATAGATCAGCTGTGGTATGTGTTTCTGGTTGTACTAGCAGATTAGAAACCTCAGAGTCTTGTAGAGGAAGGTATGTAGACTTGTAATTTTTAAACTGTCTACATACTTAAAATAAACTGTGTAAGACTACACAGTTCTAGAGTATCTGAAAAATTGTTGCCAgtaaaagttaatttttcatCTCTTGCTAAAAATCGGTCCAAGCTTCCAGTATACAGTCATCAGACATTCAATTCATGCTTTATGCTCATCTGGTCTagattacaaaaaaagaaagatttatttcattaaatgcatttctgtaaACTTGATTACTTATAGTTTATTCATGTTTTGTGATCAGTTTTCTAATCAACAGGGGAATGTTGAAGATCTGAATAATAGGTTAAATTCAGGTATCAGCCAAATCTTGTACCCTAGTTAGACTATGTCCTCTACTTCCATATATCTCCTCTTGCCAAGTGCCCGTTTGTTTCCTCCTGTTTAGATTTTCCCTCAGTGTTGCTCTAGTGTTACTGCCTGAATCTTGCTTTGGACTGGAGCATACTCAGTTCTGGGGGGCTGTAAAATCTCTTCAGATATGAGGTGCATGAAACTAGACTGATACTCAGAGGAGAAGTTCTTTTTGGAGTATTTTACTGTAAAACACTCTGTCTGACAGCAGATTTTTCAGGAGCTTGCAATTTTAGCAAGTTACCACCAAAAATCAGACTAATCCAAAATACGAAAATACTAAAACTTGCTAATAAAATGCTTATACAGACACttgaatacatttaaaaaaaaaaaatctgtgtttttctaACCTTATTTCCAAAAACGATTATTTTGGCTGCAACTTTCAGCTTGAGCAAACATGGGAAAAAATAGCAGCCTAAATGGTTATCAGACTTGATTTGTAGGTGAGTACTGTATTCTTATAACAAAATGAAGGACAACCCAAAATATATTACTCTTCTGTAATCtccattttttaagtatttttctttattacagaGTCAGCTGGAAGATGGAAaattaattgatatttttaaatcGGAGCATTACGGAGATAGAAGACTAAAAAACAGGGACATATTAAAGATGGAAGTTGGTTAATAacatgaagtttttttttttccctagacattgccaacttttttttattagagcTGACAAATTTCAGAActagtttctttttcaaaaagttgaGTTGTCTTGAAAGCTCAATTCAGTACAGGTGAAATGAAGGCATCATTCTGTTATGGGAGGACTCATGCAAAGTTTatagggaaaggaaaggaaaaatcctcCACGTCATCAGGCTTGAAATAAAGTTGCCAGAGCTGACTGTGTATGAGAATGTCTTGCTGATTTGTTTCTTGGTCTTGTAAGTGACCTTGGCTTTCTATAAATTAACCAAGGTATAGAAAGTAAactcttctgtttgctttctttgttctGTAGATCACATATGGGACTTTAAATACCTTCTGGTCCAACGTAGTTCTGTCTCAGGTGACTTTGAACTGCACACAACTCCATGGTCATCTTATGAGTGCTTGTTTGATGATGACAAAAGGGCAattgaatttaaagaaaagtttcagaaaagcaaaacatctcTCGTGCAGATGACAAAGCTCTCAGAACATTTGGAGGAAAAATGCTCAGGTAAAGTTGTTATCCGTAGCTCTGTAAAGTCTGTTGTGCAGTGCATAACTAAGCAAAATAGACGCTCTGTTGATCaagtaaaatgccttttttttttttttttttaagttagcaCAGTTCTGGGAGCCTGAATTTATTCTGGAGGCTGCTGCTCAGTACCCAGCCAAACTGTGAACGCAGCCTTCATTCAGTGAGCCCAGAGGTGAGATAGGTGTGGTGTGTGGTACCATACAAAGATAGCTTTGGAACACAGGGAGAAATGCTGCCTTTTATTGTCCACGCTAACCAATCTAGTAGTGATGTGATTAATCACTGAAAGTTTGTTGAATAGTATTTCTCCAAAACTGGAATTCTCTAAAGCAAGAGTAAAATAGCTACTGCTATTGAAAACTTCTTACAAAAGAACAAAGGATACGTTTTACACAAACGGTCACCCCCTCCCAGATAAACGTAGAAGATTGCTAAGGTTGGTGTTAAACATTAAGAACTAAATAAAGTTGGTATTGCAGCATTTAACTCTAGTTTATGTATAAATAGTGGAAAGCTAAGTTGTTAAAGCTATGCTTTTCAGTGTCTCTGAATTAGCGTGGAAGAAAAGAATTGGAAATTATTTGCACAATTCTAATCTCTTGATCTCTTATTCAGGCTCTTCTATATTGGTATCTACCACAATAGTACCTAAAAATGTAGtacttttatacattttaaaataatatttaaccACAGTGATTTTTCACTGCATAAATCATCTCTAAAAATATGAGTGTGTgctactaaaggaaaaaaaaatccataaagttTTATTGATAATGATTTTGGTTTTGAATCAGCTGTAGcccttgcttttgctttcagttatCAATAAAACTGAGTGCAGATTTGATTGAAATTGTTGTTTTTGTAGGAGTGGTTCAAGTGAAAGCTCGTATCTTAGAACTGAAGTTTACCATTTCAACTGGTCAGTACAAGCAACTGATCTTCCGTGCTGACACTTCACTGGAGTGTGTTTTGGCTTCGCTGCCTATGATGACGTATTCAGGTTGTGCTAAATGTGGTCTGGAACTACAGGCAGATGAGAACATGATCTACAAGCAATGTATTAGATGTTTGCCATACAACAAAGTAAAAACATTCTACaggtaaacaaaataaaactaaaataatgtGTGCTATTAGGGAAGTAAACTACAACTTTCTCCATTTTAAGTGCCCCCATATATAAAATTCTATGTTTAAGGTGTGGTTAGCAATTCCTATTTTTCTAATGAATTTTCAAGGAGCTGTTCTTGAATTGCTGTATTATATTGCCATTATTTATAGgtgatattttttgtttaaatctaaCTTCTAAATTTCTTTCAATACTACGTCATACGAGGTTTACCCAGTACTGTGTCAGTAAGCTAAGATGGATTAGAAGCTTGAGGACCAAGGGAAAACTCCTTGAGCGTCTTGTTTCGGCCTAAGTTGAAATCGTGTGAATGCACAaccatatttttaaattgatCAATCAATTTTAGCCTTGCAGAAATAATATTAACAAATGTTTTCAATAAACATTCTCATAGGGAGCAGAGATACTAAGTTATCAGCAGATGGCACTGTGAGACAAGatgcatatatacacatttaCTTCGAGAAAAGAAACTAAACAGATCCAGTTGATGTAGGGACAACATTATTAACTATTTGTCAATTCTTAAATTTATCTTGGGCTTTTGAAATGTAAGTATCACAGCAATCTGAAAGATGTGTAGGTAGAGAAGGTTGAGACAATCACAGACGTAATAGAATTTGAGAATATGTAAATTTTATACCAGCATTCTTTCTAAAATTATTCCTAAACTATTTCATAGTGAATTTAATGAATCATTGCATACTCAAGTTTCTCACTTGGCTTTGATTTAAATACTAGAATCCCACTTGTCTAACAAGGTAGTGACTTAATCTTTTTCCTCTATGCAAAATAGTCTTGCATCTTTAAGTTTATATGCTATTTATTTTCCTATGAGGGAGGAT is a window encoding:
- the SHLD2 gene encoding shieldin complex subunit 2 isoform X1; amino-acid sequence: MSKRPQIHIFVGAPSIPSLLEVSERSGSAPAAEKWRELRCSCDIRSLFSEKVKAADHVVFQAESSIVTAVPTNDDSSQQSEQGRLMVAKEYSTSLVPVAVTCTSTSKKTESLIYSDCQIPKDRCTRADVNQAADQHLPQKFADSARQDEQSHGYCSNLTERKASHLEVNSSDISDLVASTKQISIHLRSVGQGVQSDHRSDHHEHLSQYLDMFFPQNQESKPKGEPGDCSDLAVSTDTEFRSIMTSSQMAVFAQDRNETQKRIIELSETEAGKKTDERHYDHFQFDSAAGTCLSVAENEYKEEYASSLELFSSEGDGKNVCFEATKQEGSAQENTEKSQELNVPAEQFVDEVHIEPLSSGILCSQVDSSHKSSSKRARKCEDSFHIFHSVFKRQLKSKRAKLNSSPAGPGMRVDQERMTEFKKLQKKLSPLKNCCCKNQKYNVLVTIVHPCHIKEIQVKTRPKSSCKVPVATIVVIDQSEIERKVVLWRGAAFWSLTVFPGDIVLLTDIIMYENLWCGEIMLQSTFTSQLLNLGNCSALNPGEFYPIVDGGVLHGLLAYISSEFPHFRDIPRRQVQRLDSVQYMQLDQLQPNTLVHSILKIISIAVLTESVYSYRGGNQRKIILTVEQNRDQHYRMVLWGAGAAWCPQLQRKKDHIWDFKYLLVQRSSVSGDFELHTTPWSSYECLFDDDKRAIEFKEKFQKSKTSLVQMTKLSEHLEEKCSGVVQVKARILELKFTISTGQYKQLIFRADTSLECVLASLPMMTYSGCAKCGLELQADENMIYKQCIRCLPYNKVKTFYRPALMTVEDGGYEIYVHVVSELMEKIFLNIPADWLNRLVVPSSDITYSTIVADLCHLLLADTEASYLLEIRSHFVLDENSYPLQKDFHLLNFHPFHL
- the SHLD2 gene encoding shieldin complex subunit 2 isoform X2; translation: MSKRPQIHIFVGAPSIPSLLEVSERSGSAPAAEKWRELRCSCDIRSLFSEKVKAADHVVFQAESSIVTAVPTNDDSSQQSEQGRLMVAKEYSTSLVPVAVTCTSTSKKTESLIYSDCQIPKDRCTRADVNQAADQHLPQKFADSARQDEQSHGYCSNLTERKASHLEVNSSDISDLVASTKQISIHLRSVGQGVQSDHRSDHHEHLSQYLDMFFPQNQESKPKGEPGDCSDLAVSTDTEFRSIMTSSQMAVFAQDRNETQKRIIELSETEAGKKTDERHYDHFQFDSAAGTCLSVAENEYKEEYASSLELFSSEGDGKNVCFEATKQEGSAQENTEKSQELNVPAEQFVDEVHIEPLSSGILCSQVDSSHKSSSKRARKCEDSFHIFHSVFKRQLKSKRAKLNSSPAGPGMRVDQERMTEFKKLQKKLSPLKNCCCKNQKYNVLVTIVHPCHIKEIQVKTRPKSSCKVPVATIVVIDQSEIERKVVLWRGAAFWSLTVFPGDIVLLTDIIMYENLWCGEIMLQSTFTSQLLNLGNCSALNPGEFYPIVDGGVLHGLLAYISSEFPHFRDIPRRQVQRLDSVQYMQLDQLQPNTLVHSILKIISIAVLTESVYSYRGGNQRKIILTVEQNRDQHYRMVLWGAGAAWCPQLQRKKDHIWDFKYLLVQRSSVSGDFELHTTPWSSYECLFDDDKRAIEFKEKFQKSKTSLVQMTKLSEHLEEKCSGVVQVKARILELKFTISTGQYKQLIFRADTSLECVLASLPMMTYSGCAKCGLELQADENMIYKQCIRCLPYNKVKTFYRPALMTVEDGGYEIYVHVVSELMEKIFLNIPADWLNRLCPLQI